From Psychrobacillus sp. FSL K6-2836, a single genomic window includes:
- a CDS encoding DUF1672 family protein: MRKNYKFLAFGLGITVLLGGCNMEKDTTKNTDVETSVKANQKDGVTLNTENLVSVQEYTGEGYALRNGEKTDKIAEDNREDIEVAVKKFFIEKYKTEVLVHNLVGNTDGVSVFVESVREPHFHAVAIVPIDVDNKTIETDKVFTQAGQVEDALASGLYAMAYEEEIESLNNFIEQISKDYSLVGKNEEAVQNVGGTGFLTPYYFISSIGETFDKINSMYLEDQNIDKTEIRSILDESKFNPDDVNIVFNVFMKNGSTEPDEKAYDEISKMIETAEGFPRGSYSLLMHDNLINSKYGSGSKGNTIDKHSINEIMKE, from the coding sequence ATGCGTAAGAATTATAAATTTTTGGCATTTGGTTTAGGCATAACAGTTTTGTTAGGAGGATGTAACATGGAGAAAGATACTACTAAAAACACTGACGTAGAAACTTCAGTTAAAGCTAATCAAAAAGATGGAGTTACGTTAAACACAGAAAATTTAGTAAGTGTACAAGAATATACCGGGGAAGGTTATGCATTAAGGAATGGTGAAAAAACAGATAAAATTGCAGAAGATAACCGGGAAGATATCGAGGTTGCTGTGAAAAAGTTCTTTATTGAAAAGTACAAAACAGAAGTACTTGTACACAATCTAGTAGGAAATACGGATGGTGTTTCGGTATTTGTGGAATCAGTAAGGGAACCTCATTTTCACGCTGTCGCGATTGTCCCGATTGATGTAGATAATAAAACAATTGAAACAGACAAAGTGTTTACCCAAGCCGGTCAAGTAGAAGATGCGCTAGCCAGCGGGTTATACGCAATGGCATATGAAGAAGAAATAGAAAGTTTAAATAACTTTATAGAGCAAATATCAAAAGATTATTCTTTAGTAGGAAAAAATGAAGAAGCTGTTCAAAATGTAGGCGGAACAGGGTTTTTAACTCCTTATTATTTCATAAGTTCTATAGGTGAGACCTTCGATAAGATTAACTCTATGTACTTAGAGGATCAAAATATAGATAAAACAGAGATCAGAAGTATTTTGGATGAAAGTAAATTCAATCCGGATGATGTGAATATCGTTTTTAACGTTTTTATGAAAAACGGCAGTACAGAGCCAGATGAAAAAGCTTACGATGAAATTTCCAAAATGATTGAGACAGCTGAAGGATTTCCTAGAGGTTCTTACTCTCTCCTAATGCATGATAACTTAATCAACAGTAAATATGGAAGCGGCTCAAAAGGAAACACTATAGATAAACACTCCATAAACGAAATTATGAAGGAATAG
- a CDS encoding D-glycero-alpha-D-manno-heptose-1,7-bisphosphate 7-phosphatase: MKNAVFLDRDGVINEVLSERVKFVNKPEELYFLQGVPEAIKKLNAFFDYIFVVTNQGGVGLGFMKESQLQKIHEYMIEQLKKEGATIHEAVYCPHKPKSGCACRKPHNKLIVDLGKKYNIDLSKSYMVGDTDTDIIAGKKAGTKGVFLGKSDPIADAVFPDLITAVDWILQDAKTR, translated from the coding sequence ATGAAGAATGCAGTATTCTTAGACCGCGATGGTGTTATTAATGAGGTGTTATCAGAACGGGTTAAATTTGTGAACAAGCCAGAGGAACTTTACTTTTTACAAGGTGTCCCCGAAGCTATTAAGAAATTGAATGCCTTCTTCGATTATATATTTGTCGTAACCAACCAAGGAGGAGTAGGATTGGGATTTATGAAGGAATCTCAACTGCAAAAAATTCATGAATATATGATTGAACAATTAAAAAAAGAAGGTGCCACCATTCATGAAGCAGTCTATTGTCCTCATAAGCCGAAATCTGGTTGTGCATGTCGCAAGCCACACAACAAATTAATCGTAGATCTTGGTAAAAAGTATAATATCGACTTATCCAAATCCTATATGGTAGGTGATACTGACACAGATATTATTGCAGGGAAGAAAGCAGGTACAAAGGGAGTTTTCTTAGGCAAAAGCGACCCTATTGCGGATGCTGTTTTTCCAGATTTAATAACTGCAGTAGATTGGATTTTACAAGATGCAAAAACAAGATAA
- a CDS encoding GerAB/ArcD/ProY family transporter — MNDNVLTYKQLFWLFLSMQVIMNMLLTPSGSIMIAQQDAWLSALIAILISLLTLWTSIKVCTRYPSMDFHVIIETIAGKWIGRILSIFLLISFTIVLAVMLRQYGEFVSGTVLPKTPISVIIFCILVTAIYPTFHGLGVIGRLAEIFGPILLLGIISPILLGIVNMDVKHLLPFWYDSGILAIITGSLGPAAFLTDCVLILWIFNLSEFHPNKIKYLVWGIITSGLLYLLSVTSIIATFGVKIASTHLYPFLILERYISIFGMIENLDAIVITVWILSIFLKICLYLFVTSYGFSMYTAKKNRQKMVFYIAGIAFLLSLLPRNVVDISIEFPQVVGIPFILPFWVVLPLFLSLTIFIKDKINKTQ, encoded by the coding sequence TTGAATGATAATGTATTGACATACAAACAATTATTTTGGTTATTTTTAAGTATGCAGGTAATTATGAATATGCTGCTTACACCCTCAGGTTCAATAATGATAGCCCAACAAGATGCTTGGTTGTCCGCTTTAATAGCAATATTAATTTCCTTACTTACTTTGTGGACTTCTATTAAAGTGTGCACTAGATATCCAAGTATGGATTTTCATGTAATTATTGAAACTATTGCTGGGAAATGGATCGGTAGAATATTATCCATATTTTTATTAATTTCTTTTACTATTGTATTAGCAGTAATGCTTAGACAATACGGGGAATTTGTATCGGGCACAGTTTTACCAAAGACTCCTATTAGTGTAATAATATTTTGTATCTTAGTCACTGCCATATATCCAACCTTTCATGGATTAGGTGTTATAGGTCGTCTAGCAGAGATTTTTGGACCCATTCTTTTGTTGGGAATTATATCTCCTATACTTCTCGGCATAGTAAATATGGATGTAAAACATCTACTACCCTTTTGGTATGACAGTGGTATTTTAGCTATTATAACCGGTTCCTTAGGACCTGCTGCTTTTTTAACAGATTGTGTATTAATATTATGGATTTTTAATCTTAGTGAATTTCATCCAAATAAAATAAAGTATTTGGTGTGGGGTATTATTACAAGTGGTTTACTATATTTATTATCTGTTACATCGATTATCGCTACGTTCGGAGTTAAGATCGCTTCTACTCATCTATATCCATTTCTAATTTTAGAAAGATACATTTCAATCTTCGGGATGATCGAAAATTTAGATGCAATTGTGATAACGGTTTGGATATTAAGTATCTTCTTGAAAATTTGTTTATATTTATTTGTAACTAGTTACGGTTTTTCAATGTATACAGCAAAAAAAAATAGACAAAAAATGGTGTTTTATATAGCTGGTATAGCATTTCTTCTATCCCTACTACCAAGGAATGTTGTTGATATATCTATCGAGTTTCCCCAAGTAGTTGGAATACCATTTATTTTACCTTTTTGGGTAGTTCTCCCCTTATTTCTCAGCCTAACAATTTTTATAAAAGATAAAATAAATAAGACCCAATAA
- a CDS encoding SA1320 family protein, with product MTTLNNLTSPDTNDKDLVELAGYHAYQHYEEKKRIEVNGKHFDVINVVNDSKYGLDAITVKNVDSKELTVVFVGSEQLDKDWIDTNTKLIGKVQPPQIEEAKAYFQQMNNKYGEISSVSGNSLAGALTNAVAIENPGVKAVTLNPAILPLGMVDSSKEYPNITNYYSKYDFLTGTEESLSLGDRIPGNKYGINNGVPLFSMLGSNHTGYVEADENGEFKIEVGVKGQPGHGFIYIGADDHIVTSLWTGSPLYGGQTEKIVLNKENLLLLSNGIQDQVKGRITNVQNYLNNSVDIVLDESMHFATRVTVLQQTFQMMFDETAGEPLFNGISNTGTLIKGCIDHLIALLDAAEAKCRILNSILNSKPAEIIEFIASINIDVESLFAPAREYLNQLKDDVDNLVNGAQNIIQTYIPELFKGGKDMFVDAVVGELNAHYSIVHKNKEAVYNQLTNYETQVKDIATSMFNKDQNLGSSIQSGTSLADGVDAIQKTEIMHIDNSPYLTIGMKIKELQVNLAHQQFTSLVTTILYPIVDSIYRLALLIESAVIAITISVKAALNVGLYGNPVGLLISLFTDYEQKIKAAVNNALVPLEEIKTIAETVRLGAGSMSANLPEMLQNFKPYIDTAIFEPGKFDDVRLYNISTLAILDEMELLFNDIIFQLSDEKANAIEATLEVSKNVLSNLQILKEQVNRGTL from the coding sequence ATGACAACATTAAATAACTTAACCAGTCCTGATACTAACGACAAGGATTTAGTTGAACTGGCAGGCTATCATGCTTACCAACACTATGAAGAAAAGAAAAGAATTGAAGTTAATGGAAAACATTTTGATGTGATTAATGTTGTGAATGACTCTAAATATGGACTTGATGCTATAACAGTTAAAAATGTGGACTCTAAGGAGCTGACTGTTGTTTTCGTAGGTAGCGAACAATTGGATAAAGATTGGATCGATACGAATACTAAGCTTATTGGTAAAGTTCAACCACCTCAGATTGAAGAGGCTAAAGCATATTTCCAGCAAATGAATAATAAATACGGAGAAATTTCGTCTGTCTCTGGAAATTCACTTGCTGGTGCATTAACAAACGCAGTTGCGATTGAGAATCCTGGGGTAAAAGCAGTGACGCTTAATCCTGCTATTCTTCCTCTTGGTATGGTCGATTCTAGCAAAGAATATCCCAATATTACAAATTACTATAGTAAATATGATTTCCTCACAGGAACAGAGGAATCTCTTAGTTTAGGTGATCGGATTCCTGGAAACAAATATGGGATAAATAATGGCGTTCCTCTCTTTTCAATGCTTGGTTCAAATCACACTGGCTATGTAGAAGCGGATGAGAATGGCGAGTTCAAAATTGAAGTAGGGGTAAAAGGTCAACCCGGGCATGGATTTATCTATATTGGTGCAGATGATCATATTGTTACGAGCCTTTGGACTGGTTCCCCTTTATATGGTGGTCAAACAGAAAAAATTGTTTTAAACAAAGAAAATTTGCTACTGCTATCAAACGGGATTCAAGATCAGGTAAAAGGCAGAATTACCAACGTTCAAAACTACCTAAACAATTCCGTAGATATTGTATTAGATGAAAGTATGCATTTTGCTACTCGTGTAACAGTCTTACAGCAAACCTTTCAAATGATGTTTGATGAAACTGCGGGAGAACCTTTATTCAACGGGATATCCAACACGGGTACGCTTATCAAAGGGTGTATTGACCATTTAATTGCTCTACTTGACGCTGCTGAAGCGAAATGCAGAATTCTAAATTCTATACTGAACTCTAAGCCTGCAGAAATTATAGAATTTATCGCTTCCATAAATATTGATGTAGAAAGTCTCTTTGCTCCTGCAAGAGAATATTTAAATCAGTTAAAAGATGATGTGGATAACTTAGTGAATGGTGCGCAAAACATTATCCAAACTTACATACCCGAACTTTTTAAAGGTGGCAAGGATATGTTCGTAGATGCAGTAGTCGGTGAATTAAATGCGCATTATTCAATCGTTCACAAAAACAAAGAGGCGGTTTATAACCAATTAACAAACTATGAAACACAGGTCAAAGATATAGCTACGTCCATGTTTAACAAGGACCAAAATCTGGGAAGCTCTATCCAATCTGGGACCTCACTTGCAGACGGTGTAGATGCTATACAAAAGACGGAGATCATGCATATTGATAATTCTCCATATCTAACAATAGGGATGAAAATAAAAGAACTTCAAGTTAATCTAGCCCACCAACAATTTACTTCATTAGTCACTACTATATTATATCCAATTGTTGACAGTATTTATCGGTTGGCTCTGCTAATTGAATCAGCAGTAATCGCGATTACTATTTCCGTTAAAGCTGCTTTAAATGTAGGACTCTATGGTAATCCAGTTGGTTTATTAATCAGTTTATTTACAGATTATGAACAAAAGATAAAAGCAGCAGTTAATAATGCATTAGTGCCTTTAGAGGAGATTAAAACAATAGCAGAAACTGTGCGTCTTGGAGCTGGTAGTATGTCAGCCAATCTTCCTGAAATGCTTCAGAACTTTAAGCCTTATATTGATACAGCCATTTTCGAGCCTGGTAAGTTTGATGATGTTCGACTCTATAACATTTCAACCTTAGCTATTCTAGACGAAATGGAACTGCTATTTAATGATATTATCTTTCAATTATCCGATGAAAAAGCAAATGCTATTGAAGCAACACTAGAAGTATCCAAGAATGTATTGAGCAATCTACAAATATTAAAGGAACAAGTTAATCGAGGTACACTTTAG
- a CDS encoding NUDIX hydrolase, whose amino-acid sequence MELLTKIDAMPTDKKIAGVHCVPFTENGNILMAWDRDEQLLTTIGGRIEANEDIDQALEREAMEEVGIILGEEKVPFALWYWDSTDSYTIWFLAKIIEIKPYSYDFEKTGYVSFNFETALQLIEKIEPSNPKRTNLIKLAEESAKEHNWL is encoded by the coding sequence ATGGAATTGCTAACTAAAATAGATGCTATGCCAACTGATAAAAAAATTGCAGGAGTACATTGTGTTCCATTTACGGAAAATGGCAATATTCTTATGGCGTGGGATAGAGATGAGCAACTATTAACTACAATAGGAGGAAGGATAGAGGCAAATGAAGACATTGACCAGGCGCTAGAACGTGAGGCGATGGAAGAAGTAGGAATTATATTGGGGGAAGAGAAAGTTCCTTTTGCTTTATGGTATTGGGATTCTACAGATTCTTATACGATATGGTTTTTAGCCAAAATAATAGAGATAAAGCCATATTCCTATGATTTTGAAAAAACGGGCTATGTATCATTTAACTTTGAAACAGCATTACAATTAATCGAAAAGATCGAACCAAGTAACCCAAAAAGAACTAATCTCATAAAGTTAGCGGAAGAATCTGCTAAGGAACATAATTGGCTTTAA
- a CDS encoding nucleotidyltransferase domain-containing protein: protein MNKDNPMEAAQKFIQKYFPSCNGALLAGSVVRGEGTDTSDLDIIIFDETVPSSYRESFIEFDWPIEVFVHNASSYKPFFETDRERAQPSMPRMVSEGIILSDDGVIEAIKKEASELLNEGPEKWSEETVQIKRYFLTDTLDDFVGCSNRAEEIFIANTLAELLSEFVLRTNCHWIGTSKWIVRSLKAFDEGFTNQFVEAFDTYYKTGDKREVIHLVGIVMEPFGGRLLEGFSLGK from the coding sequence ATGAACAAAGATAATCCTATGGAGGCAGCCCAAAAATTTATACAAAAATATTTTCCGAGTTGTAATGGTGCTTTGTTAGCAGGGAGCGTCGTTCGGGGAGAGGGAACGGATACATCTGACTTAGATATTATTATTTTTGATGAAACAGTTCCTTCTTCGTATCGAGAGTCGTTTATAGAATTTGATTGGCCAATTGAAGTGTTTGTACATAATGCAAGCTCCTATAAGCCATTTTTTGAGACTGATCGAGAACGTGCCCAACCATCGATGCCTAGAATGGTGTCGGAGGGAATTATTTTAAGTGACGATGGAGTAATAGAAGCTATAAAAAAAGAAGCTTCGGAACTGTTAAATGAAGGACCAGAAAAATGGTCCGAAGAAACTGTACAAATAAAACGGTATTTTCTTACAGATACACTAGATGATTTTGTAGGTTGTTCAAATAGAGCTGAAGAAATATTCATCGCAAACACTTTAGCAGAACTATTAAGTGAATTTGTTTTAAGAACCAATTGTCATTGGATAGGTACTTCTAAATGGATTGTCCGCTCTTTAAAGGCTTTTGACGAAGGGTTTACCAATCAATTTGTTGAAGCATTTGATACGTATTACAAAACTGGCGATAAAAGAGAGGTAATTCATTTAGTTGGGATAGTGATGGAGCCTTTTGGAGGACGATTGTTAGAAGGTTTCTCGCTAGGGAAATAA
- a CDS encoding DUF1292 domain-containing protein, which yields MGSIEVGEILTVLDEDDREQEIEVIGLLTIEDKEYAAVAFAEDTQEETDEDMDVFFFQVVEGEDLAEIETDEEFEKVSAAFLEAEEAEDEE from the coding sequence ATGGGTAGCATCGAAGTTGGAGAAATCCTAACAGTATTAGATGAAGATGATCGTGAGCAAGAAATTGAAGTAATCGGGCTATTAACAATTGAAGATAAAGAGTATGCAGCTGTTGCATTTGCAGAGGATACGCAAGAAGAAACAGACGAAGATATGGACGTATTCTTTTTCCAAGTGGTTGAAGGAGAAGACTTAGCAGAAATTGAAACGGATGAAGAATTTGAAAAAGTATCCGCAGCCTTTCTTGAGGCTGAAGAAGCAGAAGACGAAGAATAG
- a CDS encoding spore germination protein, with product MKTADLHLKEFIKSYEFLPSSLEEKTKILKKIYKNCDDIVFHPFFSKQSAYLLIFVSGLCDEEKIHEHIVRPIQHTSIVSPELPLIISHVTNITNTKILSNTLEIIDEIADGNAILFNDIENKAVSYRITSYEKRSIEEPQAESVIIGSREGFIESVSTNLSLVRRKIKTPSLKMSSMVIGTYSHTSIYISYIEGIASLQIVEDVKEKLKKLNVDAVLSNASIEEALEDNWSSPFPQVQYSERPEVVAAALLEGRVAIFIDGVPFVLMVPVTLFTLLQTPEDYTERFINGTLSRWLRYFFLMVALLAPSAYIAILTFHQEMIPTTLLLRIAQSREEIPFPAFLEALIMQVIFEVLREAGIRLPKQMGSTVSIVGTLVIGQAAIQAGLVSAPMVMIVAITGISSFLLPQYTLSIVLRWIPFPVMFLSGMLGLVGLMLGVLIIASHLCSLKSFGLSYLAPLAPNDSSLLKDVLIRVPLKFMKKRPSIYSSINPNRRNEGK from the coding sequence ATGAAAACAGCAGATCTTCATCTAAAAGAATTTATTAAATCCTATGAATTTCTACCATCATCACTTGAAGAGAAAACAAAAATATTGAAAAAAATCTATAAAAATTGTGATGATATAGTTTTTCATCCTTTTTTCTCTAAACAATCTGCTTATCTTCTTATTTTTGTAAGTGGATTATGTGACGAAGAAAAGATACATGAACATATTGTTAGACCAATACAACATACAAGCATAGTGTCACCAGAATTACCGTTGATTATATCTCATGTAACAAATATAACAAATACAAAGATTCTGTCTAATACACTTGAAATTATTGACGAGATTGCAGATGGAAATGCCATTCTCTTTAATGATATAGAAAATAAGGCAGTTTCCTATCGTATTACGAGTTATGAAAAAAGATCAATAGAAGAGCCCCAAGCAGAATCTGTTATTATTGGGTCAAGAGAAGGATTTATCGAGTCTGTCAGTACAAACTTGTCTCTTGTTAGAAGAAAAATAAAAACTCCTTCTTTAAAAATGAGTTCTATGGTAATCGGAACATATTCTCATACTTCTATTTATATATCTTATATCGAAGGTATCGCCAGTTTACAAATTGTAGAGGATGTAAAAGAAAAGTTAAAGAAGCTTAATGTTGATGCCGTTCTTTCTAATGCTTCTATTGAAGAAGCATTAGAAGATAATTGGTCTTCTCCATTTCCACAAGTTCAATACAGCGAACGGCCGGAAGTGGTAGCCGCTGCCCTTTTAGAGGGAAGGGTAGCTATTTTTATCGATGGTGTTCCATTTGTTTTAATGGTCCCAGTCACTCTCTTTACCCTTTTGCAAACCCCTGAAGATTACACAGAAAGGTTCATAAACGGAACACTTAGTAGGTGGCTTAGATACTTTTTTCTAATGGTTGCACTACTGGCACCATCAGCTTATATAGCTATTTTGACTTTTCATCAAGAAATGATTCCTACTACACTTTTACTACGCATAGCGCAGAGTAGAGAGGAAATCCCTTTTCCTGCATTTTTAGAAGCTTTAATCATGCAAGTGATATTTGAAGTACTTCGAGAGGCTGGAATACGTTTACCAAAACAAATGGGTTCCACGGTAAGTATAGTAGGCACTTTGGTCATTGGACAAGCAGCGATACAAGCAGGACTAGTTTCAGCGCCGATGGTTATGATTGTTGCTATCACTGGTATTTCTTCATTTTTGTTACCTCAGTATACACTAAGTATTGTACTTAGATGGATTCCGTTTCCGGTAATGTTTCTTTCTGGAATGTTGGGGCTAGTGGGGCTAATGCTAGGAGTTTTAATAATTGCTAGCCATCTTTGTTCACTAAAATCATTCGGTCTTTCTTATTTAGCACCCTTGGCTCCAAATGATTCTTCTTTGTTAAAGGATGTATTAATAAGAGTACCTCTTAAATTTATGAAAAAAAGACCGAGTATCTATTCATCCATTAATCCTAATCGACGAAATGAAGGGAAATAA
- a CDS encoding GNAT family N-acetyltransferase — MVIIRNLEKKELEFLKDMLYESIYIPENIKNKEELLNSPSIKKYYKDWGKEGDTALIAIDKNNQAVGAVWYRLFDESNKGYGFVNNRTPELGIAVTKEARGLGIGTLLMKKIIQQAKEDGYKSLSLSVDPKNTSAVHIYRKLDFVDYCIAGTSITMIYLGSKSEKTK, encoded by the coding sequence TTGGTAATTATTAGAAATTTAGAGAAAAAGGAACTGGAATTTCTGAAGGATATGTTATATGAATCTATTTATATTCCAGAGAATATAAAGAATAAAGAGGAGCTATTAAATTCCCCTTCTATTAAAAAGTATTATAAAGACTGGGGAAAAGAAGGGGATACAGCATTAATAGCGATAGATAAGAATAACCAGGCTGTAGGAGCAGTTTGGTATAGATTGTTTGATGAATCAAATAAGGGATATGGCTTTGTAAATAATAGAACTCCTGAATTAGGAATAGCAGTTACTAAAGAAGCCAGAGGATTAGGAATAGGGACATTGCTTATGAAAAAGATCATTCAGCAGGCTAAGGAGGATGGTTATAAATCATTATCTTTAAGTGTGGACCCTAAGAACACAAGTGCAGTTCATATTTATAGGAAGTTAGATTTTGTAGACTATTGTATAGCAGGGACATCCATTACGATGATTTATCTTGGCTCTAAAAGTGAAAAAACAAAATAA
- a CDS encoding SRPBCC family protein: MPKIVYKQIINAPKEICFDLARNVEVHTKTTSHTNEKAVGGVTEGLLEEGDIVTWEATHFRIRQRLTAKIIWMERPNQFKDTMVKGAFHSFMHTHDFLEVPEGTLMIDTFDYKSPFGILGKLADKLFLERYMKKFIISRSMELKKIAEKDR, encoded by the coding sequence TTGCCTAAAATTGTGTATAAACAAATCATAAATGCTCCTAAAGAAATATGCTTTGACTTGGCAAGGAACGTGGAAGTACATACAAAAACAACCTCTCATACAAACGAAAAAGCAGTAGGAGGCGTAACGGAAGGTTTATTAGAGGAAGGAGACATAGTTACTTGGGAAGCTACACATTTCCGTATTAGGCAGAGGCTTACTGCTAAAATAATCTGGATGGAAAGGCCAAATCAATTTAAAGATACTATGGTAAAAGGCGCTTTTCATTCGTTTATGCACACACATGATTTTCTAGAAGTACCAGAAGGCACATTAATGATTGATACATTTGACTATAAGTCTCCTTTTGGCATTCTGGGAAAACTGGCAGATAAATTATTTTTAGAAAGATATATGAAAAAGTTCATTATTTCCCGATCGATGGAACTAAAGAAAATAGCGGAAAAAGATAGATAA
- a CDS encoding Ger(x)C family spore germination protein, giving the protein MRRKHLNSLKIYITLILTSIILSGCWDVMEVNDLAIVIATGIDQIEDEQIEVTFLLYVPNPSGAASGEVSGSSKNSYSISMTGDTFSDAVMKLESEVPREIFWGHSNIFIFGSELAKKELGKQIDFLVRTAEPREQSQIYISQDKAKIEVNKFVSINTAELFSKLPKSRYLKSITLKDIEEMLVNNSQAGLVPISDTNSIKTSADTIDSFAVKGSAIIYQGKMISSISGEKDIGSQWLLFPRTNTPININPDGKNGKVSAETIKKSTKVTPLLEDKTWSIKIKVKTDLLILQNSTSLDIYNPTVMNQLKKEFSKKIKADIEEFINHIQKDLKADVIQFYEAFHRSYPKETDDVKENWEEQFENIKVSIQVEVKIKNPGVTNLNIENK; this is encoded by the coding sequence ATGCGCAGAAAACATCTTAATTCTTTAAAAATATATATTACTCTTATATTAACTTCAATTATTCTCTCCGGTTGTTGGGACGTTATGGAAGTCAACGATTTAGCAATAGTAATTGCTACAGGTATTGATCAAATAGAGGATGAACAAATAGAAGTAACTTTTTTATTATATGTACCTAATCCTTCAGGGGCTGCGAGTGGAGAAGTAAGTGGCTCTAGTAAAAACTCATATTCAATTTCAATGACTGGAGATACATTTTCAGATGCTGTTATGAAGCTTGAATCAGAAGTACCTAGAGAAATCTTTTGGGGTCACTCAAATATTTTTATCTTTGGAAGTGAGCTTGCAAAAAAAGAACTTGGTAAGCAGATAGATTTTCTTGTTAGAACAGCGGAACCAAGAGAACAATCTCAAATTTATATTAGCCAAGACAAAGCTAAAATAGAAGTAAATAAGTTTGTAAGTATAAACACCGCCGAATTGTTTAGTAAACTTCCGAAGTCTCGTTATTTAAAATCGATTACATTAAAAGACATAGAGGAAATGCTTGTAAATAATTCTCAAGCTGGCCTCGTTCCTATTAGTGATACTAACAGTATTAAAACTTCAGCAGATACAATTGACTCTTTTGCGGTCAAAGGGTCCGCTATAATCTACCAAGGAAAAATGATTTCAAGTATCTCCGGGGAAAAAGATATTGGCAGTCAATGGCTATTATTTCCGAGGACAAATACTCCCATTAACATTAATCCGGATGGGAAAAATGGTAAAGTGTCTGCAGAAACGATTAAAAAATCTACTAAAGTAACCCCATTATTAGAAGATAAAACATGGAGTATAAAAATTAAAGTAAAGACAGATTTATTGATTCTACAAAATTCCACTTCTCTTGACATATATAATCCTACTGTGATGAATCAATTGAAGAAAGAGTTTTCTAAGAAAATAAAAGCCGATATAGAAGAATTCATAAATCATATACAAAAAGATTTAAAAGCTGATGTCATTCAATTTTATGAAGCATTTCATCGAAGCTATCCTAAAGAAACTGATGATGTAAAAGAAAACTGGGAAGAACAATTTGAAAATATAAAGGTTTCCATCCAAGTGGAAGTAAAAATTAAAAATCCAGGAGTTACAAACCTAAATATCGAGAATAAGTAG
- a CDS encoding lysozyme inhibitor LprI family protein, producing the protein MKNLLFVLIPMVLLIGCNNEETEQAPETDQLGSETVTEKPNEEAEENELEETTIVKEDKSNDIVEEKPVTKEKTETVNLHSTKEKYLKQLNDIENSLGDLNDQYNSGTQSEMHEAKSEILKKWDNALNEIYGVLKKQLSADEMSSLQEEQRNWIKQRDQKAKEESYVFKGGTMESTIYVATLAQLTKERSYELVEKYMK; encoded by the coding sequence ATGAAGAATTTACTATTTGTTTTAATACCAATGGTTTTATTGATTGGGTGCAATAATGAGGAGACAGAACAGGCTCCAGAAACGGATCAGCTAGGAAGCGAAACGGTAACAGAAAAGCCAAATGAAGAGGCTGAAGAAAATGAGTTAGAAGAAACTACAATTGTTAAAGAAGATAAAAGCAATGATATAGTAGAGGAAAAACCTGTAACTAAAGAAAAAACAGAAACTGTAAATCTCCATAGCACAAAAGAGAAATATTTAAAGCAGCTAAATGACATTGAAAATAGCCTAGGTGATTTGAACGATCAATACAATAGTGGTACACAATCCGAGATGCACGAAGCGAAGTCTGAAATTCTAAAAAAATGGGATAATGCTCTAAATGAAATCTATGGTGTATTGAAAAAACAGTTATCTGCAGATGAAATGAGTAGTCTGCAAGAGGAACAGCGGAATTGGATTAAGCAAAGAGATCAAAAGGCAAAAGAGGAGTCTTATGTTTTTAAGGGTGGAACGATGGAGTCTACTATATACGTAGCTACACTGGCACAGCTGACGAAAGAACGCAGTTATGAATTAGTAGAAAAATATATGAAGTAA